A single Vanacampus margaritifer isolate UIUO_Vmar chromosome 14, RoL_Vmar_1.0, whole genome shotgun sequence DNA region contains:
- the LOC144063903 gene encoding SOSS complex subunit C-like isoform X4, producing MAANPPGPVFQNEARVQILAELEKEKERLMQNQSVSTPGASVSISRHNMKDFRDSAEQQRIVAQQKAALQHAHAHSSGFFITQDSSFGNLILPVLPRLEPES from the exons ATGGCTGCTAATCCACCAGGCCCAG TCTTCCAGAACGAGGCCCGAGTACAAATCCTGGCCGAGCTGGAGAAAGAGAAGGAGCGGTTAATGCAGAATCAGTCCGTGAGCACTCCAGGAGCCAG CGTCTCAATATCCCGTCACAACATGAAAGACTTCCGGGATAGTGCAGAGCAACAACGCATTGTTGCCCAGCAGAAAGCAGCCTTGcag catgcacacgcacactcgTCGGGCTTCTTCATCACTCAGGACTCGTCGTTCGGAAACCTCATCCTCCCTGTGCTTCCACGCCTGGAACCCGAGTCGTGA
- the LOC144063903 gene encoding SOSS complex subunit C-like isoform X3, protein MQNQSVSTPGARVYPTSSPKVSWDGLQWKNAVTHFNIKALSCKTLFRSLRSVSISRHNMKDFRDSAEQQRIVAQQKAALQHAHAHSSGFFITQDSSFGNLILPVLPRLEPES, encoded by the exons ATGCAGAATCAGTCCGTGAGCACTCCAGGAGCCAG GGTGTATCCCACTTCTAgtccaaaagtcagctgggatgggctccagtgGAAAAATGCTGTCACGCATTTCAACATAAAGGCATTGTCTTGCAAGACTCTCTTCCGTTCACTCCGTAGCGTCTCAATATCCCGTCACAACATGAAAGACTTCCGGGATAGTGCAGAGCAACAACGCATTGTTGCCCAGCAGAAAGCAGCCTTGcag catgcacacgcacactcgTCGGGCTTCTTCATCACTCAGGACTCGTCGTTCGGAAACCTCATCCTCCCTGTGCTTCCACGCCTGGAACCCGAGTCGTGA
- the LOC144063903 gene encoding SOSS complex subunit C-like isoform X2, translating to MDELDLHHVFQNEARVQILAELEKEKERLMQNQSVSTPGARVYPTSSPKVSWDGLQWKNAVTHFNIKALSCKTLFRSLRSVSISRHNMKDFRDSAEQQRIVAQQKAALQHAHAHSSGFFITQDSSFGNLILPVLPRLEPES from the exons atggatgaaCTTGATTTGCACCACG TCTTCCAGAACGAGGCCCGAGTACAAATCCTGGCCGAGCTGGAGAAAGAGAAGGAGCGGTTAATGCAGAATCAGTCCGTGAGCACTCCAGGAGCCAG GGTGTATCCCACTTCTAgtccaaaagtcagctgggatgggctccagtgGAAAAATGCTGTCACGCATTTCAACATAAAGGCATTGTCTTGCAAGACTCTCTTCCGTTCACTCCGTAGCGTCTCAATATCCCGTCACAACATGAAAGACTTCCGGGATAGTGCAGAGCAACAACGCATTGTTGCCCAGCAGAAAGCAGCCTTGcag catgcacacgcacactcgTCGGGCTTCTTCATCACTCAGGACTCGTCGTTCGGAAACCTCATCCTCCCTGTGCTTCCACGCCTGGAACCCGAGTCGTGA
- the LOC144063903 gene encoding SOSS complex subunit C-like isoform X1, with translation MAANPPGPVFQNEARVQILAELEKEKERLMQNQSVSTPGARVYPTSSPKVSWDGLQWKNAVTHFNIKALSCKTLFRSLRSVSISRHNMKDFRDSAEQQRIVAQQKAALQHAHAHSSGFFITQDSSFGNLILPVLPRLEPES, from the exons ATGGCTGCTAATCCACCAGGCCCAG TCTTCCAGAACGAGGCCCGAGTACAAATCCTGGCCGAGCTGGAGAAAGAGAAGGAGCGGTTAATGCAGAATCAGTCCGTGAGCACTCCAGGAGCCAG GGTGTATCCCACTTCTAgtccaaaagtcagctgggatgggctccagtgGAAAAATGCTGTCACGCATTTCAACATAAAGGCATTGTCTTGCAAGACTCTCTTCCGTTCACTCCGTAGCGTCTCAATATCCCGTCACAACATGAAAGACTTCCGGGATAGTGCAGAGCAACAACGCATTGTTGCCCAGCAGAAAGCAGCCTTGcag catgcacacgcacactcgTCGGGCTTCTTCATCACTCAGGACTCGTCGTTCGGAAACCTCATCCTCCCTGTGCTTCCACGCCTGGAACCCGAGTCGTGA
- the LOC144063903 gene encoding SOSS complex subunit C-like isoform X6: protein MQNQSVSTPGASVSISRHNMKDFRDSAEQQRIVAQQKAALQHAHAHSSGFFITQDSSFGNLILPVLPRLEPES, encoded by the exons ATGCAGAATCAGTCCGTGAGCACTCCAGGAGCCAG CGTCTCAATATCCCGTCACAACATGAAAGACTTCCGGGATAGTGCAGAGCAACAACGCATTGTTGCCCAGCAGAAAGCAGCCTTGcag catgcacacgcacactcgTCGGGCTTCTTCATCACTCAGGACTCGTCGTTCGGAAACCTCATCCTCCCTGTGCTTCCACGCCTGGAACCCGAGTCGTGA
- the LOC144063903 gene encoding SOSS complex subunit C-like isoform X5: MDELDLHHVFQNEARVQILAELEKEKERLMQNQSVSTPGASVSISRHNMKDFRDSAEQQRIVAQQKAALQHAHAHSSGFFITQDSSFGNLILPVLPRLEPES; encoded by the exons atggatgaaCTTGATTTGCACCACG TCTTCCAGAACGAGGCCCGAGTACAAATCCTGGCCGAGCTGGAGAAAGAGAAGGAGCGGTTAATGCAGAATCAGTCCGTGAGCACTCCAGGAGCCAG CGTCTCAATATCCCGTCACAACATGAAAGACTTCCGGGATAGTGCAGAGCAACAACGCATTGTTGCCCAGCAGAAAGCAGCCTTGcag catgcacacgcacactcgTCGGGCTTCTTCATCACTCAGGACTCGTCGTTCGGAAACCTCATCCTCCCTGTGCTTCCACGCCTGGAACCCGAGTCGTGA